In Zea mays cultivar B73 chromosome 7, Zm-B73-REFERENCE-NAM-5.0, whole genome shotgun sequence, the following proteins share a genomic window:
- the LOC100284712 gene encoding golgi SNARE 12 protein, which yields MEASSWDALRKQARRLEAQLDDQMIAYRKLVSMKSDGSENDIESDIERSLKQLQQVNSQMQTWVSSGGSEVLSHTLTRHMEILQDLTQEFYRLRSSLRVKQQHASLLDLRDFDRAKFDVEEPSDSADQALLREQAAIGRSTGQMDNVISQAQATLGSLMTQRSTFGGITTKISNVSSRLPTINHVLASIRRKKSMDTIILSLVASVCAFLIFIYWLSK from the exons ATGGAGGCGTCTTCCTGGGACGCCCTTCGCAAGCAG GCACGGAGGTTGGAAGCTCAGTTAGATGACCAAATGATCGCATACCGTAAATTGGTTTCTATGAAATCAGATGGTTCAGAGAATGATATTGAGTCTGATATAGAAAGATCACTGAAGCAGTTGCAGCAAGTAAATTCGCAAATGCAAACTTGGGTATCATCAGGAGGTTCTGAAGTTCTTTCTCATACTCTGACTCGTCATATGGAGATTTTGCAAGACCTTACTCAG GAATTCTATCGGCTTCGATCAAGTCTCAGGGTGAAACAACAGCATGCTTCTCTCCTTGACCTGAGAGATTTTGACAGAGCAAAGTTTGATGTTGAAGAGCCATCAGACTCAGCTGATCAAGCTCTTCTCAGGGAACAAGCTGCGATTGGCAGGAGTACTGGACAG ATGGATAACGTGATATCACAAGCTCAGGCAACACTAGGTTCTCTCATGACTCAACGGTCAACATTCGGCGGCATCACTACAAAGATAAGCAACGTCAGCAGCCGACTTCCAACA ATTAACCATGTCCTCGCGTCTATCAGAAGGAAGAAATCCATGGACACTATCATCCTTTCCCTTGTCGCATCAGTCTGCGCGTTCCTCATCTTCATCTACTGGCTGTCGAAGTAG